Proteins from one Montipora foliosa isolate CH-2021 unplaced genomic scaffold, ASM3666993v2 scaffold_437, whole genome shotgun sequence genomic window:
- the LOC137989023 gene encoding uncharacterized protein gives MAEASDNSCSSEDDEYSDPLEVAASAGARLSVPEKASISRKRKVPTNPAEKKRNVRGSVDPKVSAWDRMNEFKDQCLTTVSGNLRCDACRETLSKKKSTVKKHVASVKHITALEKIKKSKKKDQNIKDLLAKTSGGAKGSTLPEDMRLYRYELVEALLKAGIPLSKADSLRPFLEKYGHRLTSRNHLAEFIPTIHQKEIDLVKSEIAANSAFSVIFDGSTRLGEALAIVVHFIDKDWNIQQRLLKLEVLAKSMNGEELAQRLIQCMAVEYKIQPNQLLAAMRDGASVNEAGLRQVMFFFPNIFNVICFSHTIDNVGKHFEFSVLDTFSRCWNTMFSLSPAARLLWKTRTGTAMRLHSKTRWWSKWEVLNQVMEFFGDVEPFLRENDNLSPVCRASLLEIFDDPVTARDLDIELAAMIDAGKHFVQATYYLEGDGPLVFACYERLSALAHAIAIDSFPNTEAKARQHAGRNMALYNQLVAQGKACINPGFRFYQQKFSLQFHNVVRAFKAARLCCPVQVQALRPTAVSVQGLKQFTFITDAEVVQLVEELPNYLATADGAAIETEEDKVQWWATHAAALPNWSAAVKKILLVQPSSASAERVFSLLQNAFSKQQEAALEETVETSVMLRYNDNKRT, from the coding sequence atggcggaggcgaGTGATAATTCATGCTCGAGTGAAGATGATGAATATTCAGATCCTTTGGAAGTAGCAGCTAGTGCTGGAGCTAGATTAAGTGTTCCAGAAAAAGCCAGTATCTCTCGGAAAAGAAAAGTGCCGACTAATCCAgccgaaaagaagagaaatgttCGTGGATCAGTCGATCCAAAAGTGTCCGCGTGGGATAGAATGAACGAGTTTAAGGACCAGTGCCTAACTACAGTGTCGGGAAATCTAAGATGTGACGCCTGCAGAGAaactctttccaaaaaaaagagtACTGTCAAGAAACATGTAGCATCCGTAAAGCACATCACAGCGCTAGAGAAGATTaagaaaagcaagaagaaagatcaaaatatcaaggatcttcttgcaaaaacaagcggaggagcaAAAGGATCCACATTACCCGAAGACATGAGGCTCTATCGATACGAGCTCGTGGAAGCTCTGCTGAAGGCAGGTATCCCTCTTTCAAAAGCCGACAGTTTGCgaccatttcttgaaaaatatggtCATCGCCTGACATCTCGGAACCATCTCGCAGAATTCATTCCCACGATTCATCAGAAGGAGATAGACTTAGTGAAATCCGAAATAGCTGCCAACAGTGCTTTTTCTGTGATCTTTGATGGGAGCACCAGGCTTGGGGAAGCGTTGGCAATTGTCGTCCACTTCATTGACAAAGATTGGAATATACAGCAGAGGCTTCTCAAACTTGAAGTTCTAGCCAAGAGCATGAATGGGGAAGAGCTTGCTCAAAGACTGATTCAGTGCATGGCTGTGGAGTATAAAATACAGCCGAACCAGCTTCTAGCAGCAATGAGAGATGGTGCCTCAGTAAATGAGGCTGGATTGCGTCAAGTCATGTTTTTCTTTCCCAATATTTTTAATGTCATCTGTTTCTCACACACAATCGACAATGTTGGGAAACACTTTGAATTTAGTGTCCTAGACACATTTTCTAGGTGTTGGAACACCATGTTTTCTCTAAGTCCAGCTGCCCGGCTGTTGTGGAAGACAAGAACTGGCACAGCAATGCGACTTCATTCCAAAACCAGATGGTGGAGCAAATGGGAAGTCCTCAATCAGGTAATGGAGTTTTTTGGGGACGTTGAGCCCTTTCTAAGAGAAAATGATAACCTGTCTCCTGTTTGCCGTGCAAGCCTGTTGGAGATTTTTGATGATCCAGTTACTGCTAGAGACTTAGACATTGAGCTTGCTGCTATGATTGATGCGGGCAAGCACTTTGTTCAAGCAACTTATTATCTTGAGGGGGATGGTCCCTTAGTATTTGCTTGCTATGAACGTTTGTCTGCATTAGCACATGCAATAGCCATTGACTCTTTTCCAAACACCGAGGCCAAAGCTCGCCAACATGCAGGTAGAAATATGGCATTGTACAACCAGTTAGTTGCCCAAGGAAAGGCATGCATCAATCCAGGCTTCCGCTTTTACCAACAGAAATTCAGTTTGCAGTTCCACAATGTTGTTCGTGCATTTAAGGCTGCACGCTTATGTTGCCCAGTACAGGTGCAAGCACTACGTCCAACTGCTGTATCAgtccagggactaaagcaatTTACTTTCATTACTGATGCAGAGGTTGTACAGCTTGTGGAAGAGCTGCCAAACTATCTGGCCACTGCTGATGGTGCAGCCATTGAAACAGAAGAAGACAAAGTACAGTGGTGGGCTACACATGCCGCTGCTCTCCCAAATTGGTCTGCTGCAGTCAAAAAGATCTTGTTGGTGCAGCCTAGTTCAGCATCGGCTGAGCGAGTGTTTAGCCTGCTACAAAATGCATTTAGCAAGCAGCAAGAGGCAGCATTAGAGGAAACAGTGGAAACATCGGTCATGTTACGTTACAATGACAATAAGCGCACATGA
- the LOC137989017 gene encoding uncharacterized protein, with protein sequence MEDCRSKILGKENILFELPSPHPILGGGNDTNDVIIAAACAHQQVLMQDILSKTVERQIWRKVRSRDFWQTCRRYWDDGDFITNLRVDRGTFLLIVERLTPYIHRETTRMRQSIDVDERVAMALWRYGSGDSARTIAWMFGVGESTCSEVCLEVAQSICEEFGQQFLGTPSHEDLKRQAQLFETGLGYPMCIDARDDSHIPIRGSFARRKILWCFKGFYSLVLQIVAGADYRILAATMGHAGNTHDSTIMKNHSFWKNREDIFPPGSRVIEGVRIPYLEIGDSAFKLTPRSMKPYTHNKLTDAQAYYNYRHSSARMVVEQTFGLLKGRFRILLFTNESSIPTVNAITMACCILHNICIVREVTFKYEWILARKDIHTLDNSEEDDVDVVERNLAGASDAKEIRKALTFLFESQM encoded by the coding sequence ATGGAGGATTGCAGAAGTAAAATACTCGGTAAAGAAAACATTCTTTTTGAACTTCCTTCTCCACATCCCATTCTTGGAGGTGGAAACGACACTAACGATGTCATTATTGCGGCAGCTTGTGCCCACCAACAAGTTCTGATGCAGGATATTTTATCCAAAACTGTTGAACGTCAAATTTGGCGCAAAGTTCGTTCGAGGGACTTTTGGCAAACGTGCCGTAGATACTGGGATGACGGCGATTTTATCACCAATTTGCGAGTAGACAGGGGTACGTTTCTTCTTATTGTTGAAAGACTGACCCCTTATATTCACCGAGAAACGACAAGAATGAGGCAGTCCATTGATGTCGATGAAAGAGTTGCTATGGCGTTATGGCGATACGGAAGTGGCGACTCAGCCAGAACAATTGCCTGGATGTTTGGAGTTGGAGAATCCACATGTAGCGAGGTTTGTCTTGAAGTTGCACAGTCTATATGTGAGGAGTTTGGTCAACAATTTTTGGGAACTCCCTCTCATGAAGATCTCAAGCGACAAGCCCAGCTCTTTGAAACTGGACTTGGCTACCCAATGTGTATTGATGCAAGGGACGACTCCCACATTCCAATTCGGGGCTCTTTTGCAAGAAGAAAGATTTTATGGTGCTTCAAAGGGTTTTATTCCCTTGTTCTACAAATCGTCGCTGGTGCGGACTATCGGATTCTTGCTGCTACTATGGGACATGCAGGAAATACTCATGACTCAACAATCATGAAAAACCATTCATTTTGGAAAAATAGAGAGGATATTTTTCCACCTGGATCAAGAGTTATTGAGGGGGTAAGGATACCATATCTAGAGATTGGAGACTCAGCATTTAAACTTACACCAAGATCAATGAAGCCTTATACTCATAATAAACTGACAGATGCTCAAGCATATTACAACTACAGGCATTCAAGTGCAAGGATGGTGGTAGAACAGACTTTTGGGCTGTTAAAAGGAAGATTTCGAATCCTTTTGTTTACCAATGAGTCCTCAATCCCTACTGTCAATGCGATTACTATGGCATGTTGCATTTTACACAACATATGTATTGTTAGAGAGGTTACTTTCAAGTACGAATGGATTTTAGCCAGAAAAGACATCCACACACTTGATAACAGTGAAGAAGACGACGTTGATGTTGTAGAGAGAAATTTAGCAGGAGCTTCTGATgcaaaagaaatcagaaaagcTCTGACCTTCCTGTTTGAGTCACAAATGTAA